One genomic region from Rosa rugosa chromosome 1, drRosRugo1.1, whole genome shotgun sequence encodes:
- the LOC133727135 gene encoding glutamine--fructose-6-phosphate aminotransferase [isomerizing] 1-like encodes MVSSKMASIFLLVREFQALKGTLVRHGFTFQSETDTEVIPKLAKYVFDKAKEGEGDQTITFSQVVHEVMRHLEGAYALIFKSRHYPNELIACKRGSPLLLGVKELNENASNSSAFHDDNFLSKSGHPKELFLSSDANAVVEHTKKVLVIEDGELVHLKEAEFIRHIDSKLAFGNRLNLVFSQHVFARYNILLYLHSFNLRREGLEGDELRRNSDVMEILKKTSFQRLLALAR; translated from the exons ATGGTTTCTTCTAAGATGGCTTCAATCTTTTTACTGGTCCGTGAATTTCAGGCCTTAAAGGGCACTCTAGTTCGGCATGGATTTACCTTTCAATCTGAAACAGACACAGAAGTTATTCCAAAGCTTGCCAAATATGTCTTTGATAAAGCTAAAGAAGGAGAAG GTGACCAGACTATCACATTTAGTCAAGTAGTGCATGAGGTTATGAGGCATCTTGAAGGAGCCTATGCGCTGATTTTTAAAAGCCGGCATTATCCAAATGAGTTGATTGCTTGTAAACGTGGCAGTCCGTTGCTCCTTGGTGTGAAA GAACTTAATGAAAATGCTAGCAATAGTTCTGCATTTCATGATGataatttcctttcaaaaagTGGACATCCTAAAGAACTCTTCTTGTCCAGTGATGCAAATGCCGTAGTTGAACACACCAAAAAGGTTTTGGTGATTGAGGATGGTGAATTGGTTCATCTTAAG GAAGCAGAATTCATAAGACATATCGACTCAAAGCTGGCTTTTGGGAATCGATTAAATCTGG TTTTCAGTCAGCATGTCTTTGCACGATACAACATTTTGCTTTATTTGCACTCATTTAACCTCAGGAGAGAAGGATTGGAGGGTGATGAGCTAAGAAGGAATTCTGATGTCATGGAGATCCTAAAGAAGACAAGTTTCCAAAGGTTATTGGCTCTAGCGCgttga